A window from Gottschalkiaceae bacterium SANA encodes these proteins:
- a CDS encoding ABC transporter ATP-binding protein yields the protein MIETIHLTKRFGNLVAVNDISISIPKGSIYGLVGPNGSGKTTLLKHLAGIYRQDDGDALINGKPIYENPEAKAKIGYLSDQPLYHLHYTTEEMAKLYSRIYPNWDYQRYHHLKRIFQFSDQKKIRTLSKGMQKQATFWLTLCKGVDVLVLDEPIDGLDPMIRKQVRDLMIEDVTLKATTIIISSHNLRELEDLCDHIAIIENGQLILDREMNTLKNDLHKIQVAYQNTPIDFPLHDLDTISIRKTGSVYTIIARGNRRKIFERVQATHPVVCDFIPLSLEEIFIYEVEGAQND from the coding sequence ATGATTGAAACCATTCATCTGACAAAAAGATTTGGAAATCTAGTTGCGGTCAACGATATCAGCATCTCAATTCCCAAGGGCTCTATTTATGGATTGGTTGGTCCTAATGGATCTGGCAAAACAACCCTACTCAAACACCTTGCAGGAATCTATCGCCAAGATGATGGTGATGCATTGATAAACGGTAAGCCCATCTATGAAAACCCCGAGGCAAAGGCGAAAATAGGATACTTGTCCGACCAGCCGCTTTATCACCTTCATTATACAACGGAAGAAATGGCAAAACTTTATTCGCGTATTTATCCAAATTGGGATTACCAACGCTACCACCACCTCAAGCGTATCTTCCAATTCAGCGATCAAAAGAAAATTCGCACCCTATCTAAGGGCATGCAAAAACAGGCAACCTTCTGGCTCACACTTTGCAAGGGTGTAGACGTTTTGGTACTAGACGAACCCATTGACGGGCTCGATCCCATGATTCGAAAACAGGTACGCGATCTGATGATCGAAGATGTGACCTTAAAAGCCACCACCATCATCATTTCATCCCATAACCTTCGGGAATTGGAAGACCTATGCGATCACATCGCAATTATCGAAAATGGGCAGTTAATTCTCGACCGGGAAATGAATACCTTGAAGAATGATCTTCATAAGATTCAAGTCGCCTATCAAAATACACCGATCGATTTTCCCTTGCATGATTTAGACACCATTTCGATACGCAAAACAGGTAGCGTATACACGATCATCGCACGTGGAAATCGACGTAAGATCTTTGAACGTGTTCAAGC
- a CDS encoding GntR family transcriptional regulator, producing the protein MIQIDPYNRIPLYEQVLVKIRQLILREVLSSDERMPSVRELAQSTGVNPNTIQKAYKELERTGYLYTIQGRGSFVASPEHIHDPLRKEQIIMQLEHLLYEAQYLKISQARLVALVTPFISDNEEEPHD; encoded by the coding sequence TTGATACAAATCGATCCCTATAATCGAATCCCTTTATATGAACAAGTGTTGGTGAAGATCCGCCAATTAATTCTTCGAGAAGTATTGTCTTCTGATGAGCGTATGCCATCAGTTCGGGAACTCGCTCAATCTACCGGAGTGAATCCCAATACGATTCAAAAGGCTTACAAGGAATTAGAGCGAACCGGTTACCTATATACCATTCAAGGGCGTGGCTCTTTTGTTGCCTCCCCTGAACACATTCACGACCCATTGAGAAAAGAACAAATCATTATGCAGCTTGAACACCTTCTTTATGAAGCGCAATACTTAAAAATTTCTCAAGCGCGGCTTGTCGCTTTAGTAACACCCTTTATTTCAGACAACGAGGAGGAACCTCATGATTGA
- the guaB gene encoding IMP dehydrogenase has translation MAREKFLGMGLTFDDVLLVPQKSEILPKDVNLQTKLTKTLSLNVPLMSASMDTVTEAKMAIAMAREGGVGIVHKNMSIEAQAMEVDKVKRSEYGIITDPFYLAADNLVEEALELMARYRISGVPIVDSEMKLVGIITNRDVKFMEKEDEKNPISKHMTSEGLIVGHEGITMNEAKKILGKHKIEKLPLVREDGTLCGLITIKDIEKAIKYPQSAKDVNGRLLCGAAVGITKDMMIRVEALVKAKVDVITLDTAHGHSFGVMDAVKTIKAVYPELQIIAGNVATAEATVDLIKAGADAVKVGIGPGSICTTRVVAGVGVPQLTAVYQCAEAAKPYGVPVIADGGIKYSGDVVKALAAGSTVAMLGSMLAGSDESPGETELYQGRKFKVYRGMGSLGAMEKGSKDRYFQNEKDDKKKFVPEGVEGRVPYKGSVSDVIYQMIGGLRSGMGYCGSATVEDLHAKAQFVQITGAGLAESHPHDISITKEAPNYSVR, from the coding sequence ATGGCAAGAGAGAAGTTTTTAGGGATGGGATTAACCTTTGATGATGTCTTACTGGTACCGCAAAAGTCTGAGATCCTTCCGAAGGATGTCAACCTGCAAACCAAATTGACAAAAACATTGTCTTTAAATGTACCATTGATGTCAGCGAGTATGGATACGGTGACAGAAGCGAAAATGGCAATCGCCATGGCAAGAGAAGGTGGCGTAGGCATTGTTCATAAAAACATGTCAATTGAAGCCCAGGCAATGGAAGTCGATAAGGTGAAGCGATCAGAGTATGGTATTATTACAGATCCATTCTACCTAGCAGCGGATAATCTTGTAGAAGAAGCCTTAGAGCTGATGGCTCGTTACCGTATTTCTGGCGTGCCAATTGTAGATAGCGAAATGAAATTGGTGGGCATCATTACCAACCGTGATGTGAAGTTCATGGAGAAGGAAGATGAAAAAAATCCAATTTCCAAGCATATGACCAGCGAAGGTCTTATTGTCGGGCATGAAGGCATTACAATGAATGAAGCGAAGAAGATTCTGGGCAAGCATAAGATTGAAAAATTGCCTTTGGTCCGTGAAGACGGCACTCTTTGTGGTTTGATTACGATTAAAGATATTGAAAAAGCAATTAAATATCCACAGTCAGCGAAAGATGTAAACGGACGATTGTTATGCGGTGCTGCAGTAGGCATTACAAAGGATATGATGATCCGTGTTGAAGCCTTGGTAAAAGCAAAGGTTGATGTGATTACATTGGATACAGCCCATGGTCATTCTTTTGGGGTTATGGATGCAGTGAAGACCATCAAAGCAGTTTATCCGGAATTACAAATTATTGCAGGCAATGTAGCAACGGCAGAAGCGACAGTTGATTTGATCAAGGCGGGCGCTGATGCAGTAAAAGTTGGTATTGGTCCTGGATCCATCTGTACCACTCGCGTGGTTGCTGGCGTTGGGGTTCCCCAATTGACAGCAGTCTATCAATGTGCAGAAGCGGCAAAACCATACGGTGTTCCAGTCATTGCGGACGGCGGAATAAAATATTCAGGTGACGTAGTGAAAGCCTTGGCTGCTGGTTCTACGGTTGCCATGTTGGGGTCTATGCTAGCGGGATCAGACGAATCCCCTGGAGAAACGGAATTATACCAGGGACGTAAGTTTAAGGTTTACCGAGGCATGGGATCTTTGGGTGCCATGGAAAAAGGATCAAAAGATCGTTATTTCCAAAATGAAAAAGATGACAAGAAGAAATTCGTACCTGAAGGTGTTGAAGGTCGCGTTCCTTATAAGGGAAGCGTGTCTGATGTGATCTATCAAATGATTGGTGGATTGCGTTCAGGTATGGGTTACTGCGGTTCTGCAACTGTGGAAGACTTGCATGCAAAAGCACAGTTTGTTCAAATCACAGGCGCAGGATTGGCTGAAAGTCATCCGCATGATATTTCCATTACAAAAGAAGCACCGAACTACTCTGTTCGATAG